The following proteins come from a genomic window of Athalia rosae chromosome 1, iyAthRosa1.1, whole genome shotgun sequence:
- the LOC105692355 gene encoding testis-specific serine/threonine-protein kinase 2 translates to MATRLSPRNSEVNALEQRGYLIGKKIGQGSYATVHLSDYVDGTSPKKMRLACKIFDKEKAPRDFLDKFFPRELEILTKIENPHIIQVHSILQRGPRVFIFMRYADNGDLLDFIKGNGVVPEQQSKLWFRQMASGLHYLHEKNIAHRDLKCENILLSRRFNVKLADFGFARFCADSEGRRVLSQTYCGSAAYAAPEVVSGVPYNPKLADVWSLGVILYIMLNAAMPFDDANLRKLLKDQTSRNLVFRSRVRESLSTLAKSIVRHILEPDITKRLTLERVLGHEWVRARKDKTGSLVGRLVHSAPPIHQQVSGGGMNMGGSGLAATGGPAPAGRTGISGFKSTENPSQNVGGKSVDTARKDSSGQPSIAVE, encoded by the exons ATGGCCACGCGACTCAGCCCCCGAAATTCGGAGGTGAATGCGCTTGAACAGCGAGGCTAtctaataggaaaaaaaatcggacag GGGTCGTACGCGACCGTCCATTTATCCGACTATGTGGACGGTACGAGTCCTAAGAAGATGCGTTTggcgtgtaaaattttcgacaaaGAGAAGGCGCCCCGAGATTTTCTagacaaattttttcctcgagaGCTGGAGATAttgacgaaaatcgaaaaccCCCACATAATTCAGGTGCACAGCATCCTCCAACGCGGACCCCGAGTCTTCATCTTCATGCGTTATGCAGACAACGGCGACCTTCTAGATTTTATTAAAGGGAATGGCGTCGTTCCGGAACAACAATCAAAACTCTGGTTCAGGCAAATGGCTTCTGGTCTCCATTATCTTCACGAAAAAAACATCGCCCACAGAGATTTGAAGTGCGAAAACATATTGCTGTCGAGGAGATTCAATGTGAAACTTGCAGACTTTGGTTTCGCAAGATTCTGTGCTGATAGTGAAGGCCGGAGAGTCCTTAGTCAGACTTATTGCGGATCTGCCGCTTATGCTGCGCCAGAAGTGGTTTCTGGAGTTCCTTACAACCCTAAATTGGCGGACGTCTGGTCTCTCGGAGTAATTCTTTATATTATGCTGAACGCCGCGATGCCATTTGATGATGCgaatttgagaaaactccTCAAGGATCAGACGTCTAGAAACTTGGTATTCCGATCGCGAGTCAGAGAATCGCTATCAACGCTTGCTAAGAGCATCGTGAGGCATATTCTGGAACCGGATATAACTAAAAGACTCACCCTCGAAAGAGTTCTTGGCCATGAATGGGTCAGAGCAAGAAAAGACAAGACCGGATCTCTCGTCGGCAGATTGGTTCACTCCGCACCACCTATACACCAAcag GTGAGCGGAGGTGGTATGAACATGGGTGGGTCAGGATTGGCCGCGACCGGAGGTCCTGCACCTGCAGGAAGAACTGGGATTTCGGGATTCAAAAGCACGGAAAATCCGAGTCAAAACGTTGGTGGGAAATCAGTAGATACTGCGAGAAAAGATTCATCGGGGCAGCCTTCCATCGCAGTGGAATAA
- the LOC105692221 gene encoding alanine--tRNA ligase, mitochondrial, whose product MRACLESRNVKSLTGRSLVRLGPWWSVYSITLILINKVEKMNKTMIARYYSKNLQNVKSSKVIRKEFIDYFINDLNHKYVKSSPVLPLCDPTVAFVNAGMNQFKGIFLGLHNPPAPRVANSQKCIRIGGKHNDLDAVGQDTYHHTFFEMLGNWSFGDYFKQEACEFAWKLLTGPYGINENRLYVTYFAGDEKMGLKPDLECKDIWLHLGVPHHRILPFGSQDNFWEMGSTGPCGPCTEIHIDHTTQTGNQASRVNMGYSDLTELWNIVFIEYQRLPDGPIVPLPKKHIDTGMGFERLVAVLQGKRSNYDTDLFQPLFDAIMRKTNAPVYQGRFMAADKNEIDTSYRILADHARMVTIAIADGMLPDHNHKLRKVLRKALDVGEKVFRQNGLLNELSFHVADSLTDVYPELGKNLKQVQKIITYEEELLKSLRATVGAEWNKIVNTRPVLASISNISAPGLTAAYKDLQAIIPNLTMSGKLPPVLPADIAFKMYDTYGLDPDTISELAKIESLCFDKIEFNKELENARQRSKLNFSQTNEVIISQESLQLLEKNRIPKTDDTPKYKYTVTDKVYHFPPVICKILGMIIDGRLISENQPQMLDDCQTVVEATIMHSGNIVEVDSIIDANATVGIILDKTPFYAPAGGQGSDVGQIQMKNLIFNVKEVKKICNYVIHIGKFIIQNGTEPEAELHVGDECVAKIDAQVRMGMMRHHTATHLLNAALKKILPVTSQRSSTVAKDGLNLQFSVFGETLSLNQIDTIEELINKTIDTNLSVDTKEVDALGLAMEENVTLVPGEVYPDTGIRIVTMNGPDLCSIEACCGTHVRSTGVLEHLCIVKLKSEGTGCRSIKAVAGPLARLTRQAGENLRQKIIQLEIDLKFEQGQFNILDTRVQGIKRQLMDNTDRILLPYSIKHECLARLQTLTKTTKSQERTLTKESLETEMRNIVKSCTLPFVVHCLQPVDVSLETIPLQKVTRYCTQTPVLVIAHNRGTVKARCCVPKELASSTFNAQSWMQTILPIFEGNATYPKDQDPLLVQLMSPQRIPNVKLKALIEQAITEATKFAALHVKQSKHHTK is encoded by the exons ATGCGCGCATGCTTAGAATCAAGAAATGTCAAAAGTCTCACAGGCCGGTCATTGGTAAGGTTGGGTCCTTGGTGGTCGGTTTACAGTATAACCCTCATACTTATAAATaaggtagaaaaaatgaataaaaccaTGATAGCTAGATACTACAGCAAAAATTTACAGAACGTTAAAAGTTCCAAGGTGATTCGTAAAGAGTTCAtagattattttataaatgacCTGAATCACAAGTATGTAAAATCCAGTCCTGTACTACCGCTATGCGATCCAACCGTTGCATTTGTAAATGCAGGAATGAATCAG TTCAAAGGAATATTTTTGGGGCTCCATAATCCTCCAGCACCAAGGGTAGCAAATTCCCAGAAGTGTATTAGGATTGGTGGAAAACATAATGATCTGGATGCAGTCGGGCAGGATACTTATCACCAtacttttttcgaaatgcTGGGCAACTGGTCCTTTGGAGATTATTTCAAA CAAGAGGCATGCGAGTTTGCTTGGAAGCTTTTGACGGGTCCTTATgggataaatgaaaatcgtcTATATGTGACATACTTTgctggggatgaaaaaatgggtTTGAAACCAGACTTGGAGTGCAAAGATATTTGGTTGCACTTAGGTGTCCCTCACCATCGAATTTTGCCATTTGGATCACAAGATAATTTTTGGGAAATGGGAAGTACTGGTCCCTGTGGACCTTGCACAGAAATACACATAGATCATACCACACAAACTGGAAATCAAGCCTCACGTGTCAATATGGGTTATTCAGATCTCACTGAACTCTGGAATATTGTTTTCATAGAGTATCAAAG GCTTCCAGATGGTCCAATTGTGCCCCTACCAAAAAAACATATCGATACTGGAATGGGTTTTGAAAGACTCGTTGCGGTATTGCAGGGAAAAAGGTCTAACTATGACACGGATCTCTTTCAGCCCTTGTTTGATGCGATAATGAGAAAAACCAATGCACCGGTATATCAGGGCAGATTTATGGCtgctgataaaaatgaaattgatactAGCTATAGAATTTTGGCTGACCATGCAAGAATGGTTACAATTGCAATAGCTGATGGAATGCTACCAGATCACAA TCACAAACTGCGGAAAGTACTGAGAAAAGCATTGGATGTTGGTGAGAAAGTATTCAGGCAGAATGGATTGCTAAATGAGTTATCTTTCCACGTAGCAGATAGTCTCACAGACGTTTATCCGGAACTAGGAAAGAACTTGAAACAG GtccaaaaaataataacatacgAAGAAGAATTGTTAAAGTCATTGAGAGCCACAGTGGGAGCTGAATGGAACAAAATAGTCAACACAAGACCTGTGCTCGCTAGTATAAGTAATATCAGTGCTCCAGGTCTCACTGCTGCTTACAAGGATTTACAAGCTATTATACCGAACCT CACAATGAGTGGAAAACTACCACCAGTTCTTCCAGCGGATATAGCATTCAAAATGTACGACACTTATGGCTTGGATCCAGACACAATATCTGAACTAGCAAAAATAGAATCTTTATGTTTtgacaaaattgaatttaacaAGGAACTAGAGAATGCCAGGCAGAGGTCGAAGCTCAACTTCAGCCAGACAAATGAAGTGATTATATCCCAAGAATCTTTACAGCtactagaaaaaaatagaataccgAAGACTGATGATACCCCCAAGTATAAATACACTGTAACTGATAAAGTATATCACTTCCCTCCGGTGATTTGTAAAATATTAGGAATGATCATAGATG GAAGGTTAATATCTGAAAATCAACCCCAAATGCTTGATGACTGTCAAACAGTAGTTGAAGCAACCATCATGCACAGTGGTAATATCGTTGAGGTAGATTCAATCATTGATGCGAATGCTACAGTCGGGATTATATTGGATAAAACCCCCTTTTATGCACCTGCGGGAGGCCAGGGCTCCGATGTAGGGCAGAtacagatgaaaaatttaattttcaatgtcaaagaagtgaaaaaaatctgcaaTTATGTCATTCATATCGGAAAATTCATTATCCAAAATGGAAC GGAACCAGAAGCTGAATTACATGTTGGGGATGAATGTGTAGCCAAAATAGATGCACAAGTGCGTATGGGCATGATGCGGCATCATACAGCGACTCATCTACTTAATGCcgctctgaaaaaaatattaccagTCACAAGCCAACGTAGTAGTACAGTTGCAAAAGATGGACTGAATCTACAGTTTAGCGTGTTTGGAGAAACGCTATCTCTCAATCAAATTGATACTATTGAGGAACTGATCAATAAAACGATAGACACAAACTTAAGTGTTGATACAAAAGAAGTTGATGCATTGGGCTTAGCCATGGAAGAGAATGTCACCCTCGTGCCTGGAGAAGTGTATCCAGATACAGGCATCAGAATTGTTACAATGAATGGCCCAGACTTATGTTCAAT TGAAGCATGCTGTGGAACACATGTACGAAGCACGGGAGTGTTAGAGCACCTTTGTATTGTGAAATTGAAGTCAGAAGGGACAGGTTGCCGTTCTATAAAAGCAGTTGCCGGGCCTCTGGCTCGGCTCACAAGACAGGCAGGAGAAAACTTACGACAGAAAATAATACAGCTTGAAATTGACTTGAAGTTTGAGCAGGGTCAGTTTAATATCCTTGATACCAGAGTACAGGGAATAAAACGTCAACTAATGGATAATACTGACCGAATTCTACTTCCGTACTCTATTAAACATGAGTGCCTTGCAAGATTACAAACATTGACAAAAACGACAAAATCTCAGGAACGCACTTTGAcaaa AGAATCTTTGGAAACAGAAATGAGAAACATCGTAAAATCGTGTACTTTACCATTTGTGGTTCACTGTCTACAGCCAGTTGACGTATCACTAGAAACTATACCACTGCAAAAAGTCACAAGGTATTGTACACAGACTCCAGTATTGGTAATTGCACATAATAGAGGTACGGTGAAAGCAAGATGCTGTGTGCCAAAG GAATTGGCATCCAGCACATTCAATGCCCAGTCGTGGATGCAAACcattttaccaattttcgaGGGAAATGCGACTTACCCAAAAGATCAAGACCCATTACTTGTACAGCTTATGAGCCCCCAAAGAATACCTAACGTTAAACTAAAGGCTTTAATAGAACAAGCCATTACGGAAGCGACGAAATTTGCCGCATTGCATGTTAAACAATCGAAGCATCACAccaaataa
- the LOC105692239 gene encoding phosphatidylglycerophosphatase and protein-tyrosine phosphatase 1, protein MANIGVTMLARVSFYPTLVYNVVMEKISSRRWYDRIDETVILGALPFRTMTKQLVHDENVKGVVSMNEDYELWLFSNDKEEWQKHNVEFLQLSTTDIFESPCQEKLRSGVNFINKFRMPLTKTSVAMQADNSSTSNPSATVYVHCKAGRTRSATLVGCYLMMKNGWTPEEAVSFMRNKREHILLHRIQWDALRTFYETNVNRPES, encoded by the exons ATGGCTAACATAGGAG tcACAATGCTCGCGCGAGTGTCGTTCTATCCAACCTTGGTTTATAACGTggtaatggaaaaaatttcgtccaGACGATGGTACGACCGGATAGATGAAACCGTGATTTTGGGAGCTTTGCCATTCCGAACAATGACAAAACAG ctcGTGCATGATGAGAATGTAAAGGGAGTTGTTTCAATGAACGAGGATTACGAACTGTGGCTATTTTCTAACGACAAAGAG GAATGGCAAAAGCACAATGTGGAATTTCTCCAACTTTCAACAACAGATATATTTGAATCACCTTGCCAAGAAAAATTAAGGAGTGGTGTCAACTTCatcaataaatttcgaatgccCTTGACTAAAACTTCTGTAGCGATGCAGGCTGACAACTCTTCTACTTCAAATCCTTCAGCCACTGTATATGTGCATTGTAAAGCAGGAAGGACACGAAGTGCTACACTAGTTGGATGCTATTTAATGATG AAAAATGGGTGGACTCCGGAAGAAGCTGTCTCCTTTATGAGAAACAAACGCGAACACATATTGCTACACAGGATTCAATGGGATGCTTTAAGGACATTTTATGAAACTAACGTTAACAGGCCTGAATCTTGA
- the LOC105692228 gene encoding dynein axonemal assembly factor 5 — protein sequence MSKTENLQLSRICVTLRAEDKRRRKNALEELDKLVFEMGTPMEVSNVAEVWETVHQNLVRTLSDQAEACRYSCIELLKKFLDILTPCDKNIIYIIPIATKRLGSQEIVESSEEVRLNFVSLLRLIVRKYKEYLPAYLDDFITILNKTVIDNYPSVKKESCSCISELAMAIPRHFYNRSENLIKPTLTNFKHQQYKVRVAAITTIGDIVQYGNNKTIEDVCTPMAERLFDQSGAVRMAVVQIAGRWLLELRDRYSWWHKLIPLLLTGLHDEIEAIRNSAGKLWETVGEQYISENDNDEKLKDKLDFLDQYSEHYPPNIARPNLGCRTIAQQNLSKLIGGIGKELGDWMADIRVRSAQLLCVLVLNVEQDVTQHIEKILPPMYRACNDEDKRVIVNVELAAEYMGYFVPPDIYCHLVLPTLEENPTSGHLRVFSAIIRGSDRKGLVPKLEKISSFLRQSHICRGKNYNYQEQILSCCKSLMSVCNEDCHISSQDLFTVIFTVLSLASDEKIRNDSIELLKELTVIEELTDIEELYKCHLESMLKLINGSPESWTIYSAEFLILQACLIHTGPVASQHLDLILPILKLTTAKDADPELRLKQFLLLSNYLMRRQVTLKMAENLSEFISSLLEEIIVPNLVWSAGRVAEAIRTAAVCCLCAALDESPNYSEDGTDETESQHSCESKRIRQTENKLSNIDLLQDKTDTEKEKDLENEENSKIENNKPSNELQLFPNSESFLKLFGEVMPILISLVDDNAKKTRLYSLRAICQIMRIGENLSCLSEEHVHQVYPVVLKRLDDGCDDVRYLAVKTLSIVWAAAPKNYDVVFSKSHVDALYTSTIVHLDDPEPKFQETMLEAMKPMVRLHPELLSQKIQNCRGNFRNQKSLEVLLKHAHDLLAGKL from the exons ATGTCCAAGACGGAAAATCTACAACTCAGCAGGATATGTGTAACTCTTCGGGCTGAGGATAAACGTCGGAGAAAAAATGCTTTGGAAGAACTTGATAAGCTTGTATTTGAGATGGGGACACCCATGGAAGTAAGCAATGTGGCAGAGGTATGGGAAACTGTTCATCAAAATCTGGTACGAACGTTGAGCGATCAGGCAGAAGCTTGTCGTTATTCTTGCATTGAGTTACTGAAGAAGTTCCTAGACATTTTAACACCTTGCGATAAGAACATAATATATATCATACCTATTGCAACCAAACGATTGGGTTCCCAAGAAATTGTAGAAAGCTCGGAAGAAGTCAGATTGAACTTTGTTTCCCTCCTCAGACTAATTGTGCGAAAATATAAAGAGTACTTGCCTGCTTATTTGGACGATTTTATCACTATATTAAATAAAACTGTCATTGACAATTACCCAAGCGTCAAGAAAGAGAGCTGCTCATGTATTTCGGAACTGGCTATGGCAATACCTAGACATTTTTATAATCGTTCAGAGAACCTGATCAAACCTACCTTAACAAACTTTAAACATCAACAATATAAAGTAAGAGTGGCTGCCATAACAACAATTGGAGATATTGTGCAATATGGAAATAATAAGACAATTGAAGATGTCTGTACTCCTATGGCCGAACGACTATTTGATCAAAGTGGAGCAGTGCGAATGG CTGTTGTACAAATTGCTGGGCGATGGCTCTTAGAACTAAGGGACAGATATAGCTGGTGGCACAAGTTGATTCCATTACTGCTAACTGGGCTGCATGATGAGATTGAGGCAATAAGGAACTCAGCTGGAAAATTGTGGGAAACAGTTGGTGAACAGTACATCTCGgagaatgataatgatgagaAACTCAAGGATAAATTGGACTTTCTTGACCAATATTCTGAGCATTATCCTCCGAACA TTGCTAGACCCAATTTGGGATGCCGCACAATAGCTCAACAAAACTTGAGCAAGCTTATCGGTGGCATTGGGAAGGAACTTGGAGATTGGATGGCGGATATTAGAGTTCGGTCTGCTCAATTGTTGTGCGTTCTCGTTCTCAATGTGGAACAAGATGTAACTCAACATATCGAAAAGATTCTGCCACCTATGTATCG AGCTTGTAATGATGAGGATAAAAGGGTTATTGTTAACGTCGAGCTTGCTGCTGAATATATGGGATATTTTGTACCCCCAGATATATATTGTCACTTGGTATTGCCCACACTGGAGGAGAATCCCACATCTGGTCATCTCAGAGTTTTTTCAGCAATAATCAGAGGAAGTGATCGAAAGGGACTTGTTCCAAAGCTTGAAAAAATTAGCAGCTTCTTGCGGCAGTCCCACATCTGCCGGGGCAAGAATTACAATTATCAAGAACAAATTCTTTCATGCTGCAAATCTCTGATGTCCGTATGCAATgag GACTGCCACATCAGTTCCCAAGATCTTTTTACAGTGATTTTCACAGTGCTATCACTGGcgagtgatgaaaaaattcgcaacgATTCTATTGAATTGTTGAAAGAGCTAACAGTCATTGAGGAGTTGACAGACATAGAAGAATTGTATAAATGTCACTTGGAGTCAATGTTAAAACTTATAAACGGTAGTCCCGAATCATGGACTATTTACAGCGCCGAATTTCTCATTCTACAAGCCTGTTTGATTCACACTGGACCTGTCGCTTCCCAGCATCTAGATTTAATACTACCGATACTGAAGCTCACAACAGCTAAAGATGCTGATCCGGAATTGAGACTTAAACAGTTTCTTTTGCTTTCAAACTACTTAATGCGAAGGCAAGTAACTTTGAAGATGGCTGAAAATCTTTCTGAGTTTATTAGTAGTCTTCTAGAAGAGATTATTGTGCCCAATTTGGTCTGGTCAGCTGGCAGAGTAGCTGAAGCTATTCGAACAGCAGCAGTTTGTTGTCTGTGCGCTGCTTTAGATGAAAGTCCCAATTATTCTGAGGACGGAACTGATGAAACTGAGTCTCAACATTCATGTGAATCAAAACGTATACgacaaactgaaaataaattatccaaTATCGATTTACTCCAAGACAAAACTGacacagaaaaagaaaaagacctcgagaatgaagagaattccaaaattgaaaataacaagCCCTCAAATGAACTACAGTTATTCCCGAACTCCGAatcttttttgaaattatttggtGAAGTTATGCCAATTCTGATAAGCCTGGTTGACGACAATGCCAAAAAGACAAGACTATATTCCCTGCGAGCTATCTGCCAAATTATGAGAATAGGTGAGAACCTATCTTGTCTCAGCGAAGAACACGTGCATCAAGTGTACCCTGTGGTCTTGAAAAGATTGGATGATGGTTGTGACGACGTGCGATATTTAGCAGTAAAAACTCTCAGTATTGTGTGGGCTGCTGCACCCAAGAATTACGATGTTGTATTTAGTAAAAGTCATGTCGATGCGCTTTATACCAGCACTATAGTGCATTTAGATGATCCAGAACCAAAATTTCAGGAGACCATGCTCG AGGCGATGAAACCGATGGTCAGACTACACCCAGAACTTCTCTCTCAAAAAATCCAAAACTGTAGAGGAAATTTCCGCAACCAGAAGAGCCTGGAGGTGCTACTAAAACACGCGCACGACCTTCTTGCGGGGAAACTATAA
- the LOC105692347 gene encoding zinc transporter 7 → MLPLSHKDSRGLGSRIKEKVLGWKRLIFSDKNSRNLFLFLILNLSFAFVELTYGIWTNSLGLISDSFHMFFDCTGLLAGLAASVITKWRANERFSYGYVRAEVLAGFVNGLFLLFIAFFIMSEAVERAIEPPEVKHERLFVVSVLGLLVNLVGIYAFQHGHGHSHGGGGHGHGHSHSHGENHSHSHNHGHSHEHHDIEIDGNLSGGNSQIMKGVFLHILADTLGSVGVIISAVLMQMFGWMIADPICSMFIAVLIALSVLSLISESVTILMQRQPAALDHVLPQCYNKVTQLAGVYSVQEPHFWTLCSDIYVGCLKLEVARTVDPKYVVAHTQLIFQAAGVRQLTIQLDYAPM, encoded by the coding sequence ATGCTTCCACTATCGCACAAGGATTCCCGAGGCTTGGGAAGCAGAATAAAGGAGAAGGTCCTTGGCTGGAAACGTCTGATATTCTCTGACAAGAACTCTCGAAATTTATTCCTGTTCTTGATCTTGAACCTCTCATTTGCTTTTGTTGAATTAACCTATGGCATTTGGACCAATAGCTTGGGTTTAATATCGGATAGTTTTCACATGTTCTTCGACTGTACAGGGTTGCTAGCTGGTCTAGCTGCCTCAGTCATAACAAAATGGCGAGCTAATGAGAGGTTCTCATATGGATACGTGAGGGCTGAAGTTCTTGCCGGCTTTGTCAATGGGTTATTCCTACTCTTCATTGCATTTTTCATCATGTCTGAAGCCGTTGAACGCGCCATCGAGCCCCCTGAAGTGAAGCATGAACGACTTTTTGTTGTCTCTGTACTAGGACTTCTGGTAAACCTTGTCGGAATCTATGCGTTTCAACATGGACATGGTCACAGCCATGGAGGTGGAGGACATGGGCATGGGCATTCTCATTCCCACGGAGAGAATCACAGTCATTCCCACAACCATGGCCACAGTCACGAGCACCATGACATTGAAATAGATGGAAATTTGAGTGGTGGAAATTCACAGATTATGAAAGGAGTATTTCTTCACATTTTGGCAGACACGCTCGGCTCTGTAGGTGTCATTATATCAGCAGTATTGATGCAGATGTTCGGTTGGATGATAGCAGATCCGATTTGCTCCATGTTTATCGCAGTTTTGATAGCACTCAGCGTTCTGTCATTGATATCAGAATCTGTGACAATTCTAATGCAGAGACAGCCAGCAGCACTGGATCATGTGTTGCCACAGTGTTATAACAAAGTAACTCAATTAGCTGGAGTTTATAGCGTGCAGGAACCGCACTTCTGGACTTTGTGCTCCGATATTTACGTTGGGTGCTTAAAATTGGAAGTTGCTAGAACTGTGGATCCTAAATACGTCGTAGCTCATACCCAGCTGATATTCCAGGCTGCTGGAGTCAGGCAGCTCACTATTCAACTGGATTATGCACCTATGTGA
- the LOC105692368 gene encoding 40S ribosomal protein S25, translated as MPPKKDTKGSSKQPQKTQKKKEGGSGGKAKKKKWSKGKVRDKLNNQVLFDKGTYEKLLKEVPQYKLITPSIVSERLKIRGSLARRALIELQQKGLIKQVVQHHAQLIYTRTTKGDDPAA; from the exons ATG CCGCCTAAGAAGGACACGAAGGGGTCTTCTAAGCAACCCCAGAAGAcccagaaaaagaaagaaggaggaTCCGGAGGCAAAGCTAAAAAGAAG AAGTGGTCCAAAGGAAAAGTTCGTGACAAGTTGAACAATCAAGTACTTTTTGACAAGGGAACATATGAAAAACTATTGAAGGAAGTACCACAGTACAAATTGATTACCCCTTCAATTGTTAGTGAAAGATTGAAGATCCGTGGATCTCTTGCAAGGAGAGCGCTTATCGAGCTACAACAGAAGGGACTGATCAAACAGGTTGTTCAGCATCATGCACAGCTCATCTATACCCGCACCACCAAGGGAGACGACCCAGCAGCATAA
- the LOC105692235 gene encoding mitochondrial GTPase 1: MANIGGKVAEKFRDVFRVPHKEKLQWFPGHMNRGLKQMQKHLKNVDCVIEVHDARIPISGRNPNFRHTVTGIKPHIFVLNKIDLADNRCTEMTKKSLQQEGFSHVLFTNFKNQQCQGMKGILPLAIDLINNTNRYNRSNQEDFAIMVIGVPNVGKSSLINRLRNKHLGKANATAVGAVAGITRSVLTRIKIKETPPVYLLDTPGVLTPNVPNVEIGLKLALVSCLQDHLVGPDVIADYLLYWLNKNRRFEYVDKLGLSDPCDDILEVLTLSAVKLQKTKKIRQHDNQIVICPDIQAAAQNFLKIFRSGELGPVCLDADILQNRTNS, encoded by the coding sequence ATGGCTAACATAGGAGGTAAAGTAGCTGAAAAGTTTCGTGATGTATTCCGTGTCCCACACAAAGAGAAACTGCAGTGGTTCCCTGGGCATATGAACAGAGGCTTAAAGCAAATGCAGAAACATTTGAAGAATGTAGATTGTGTGATAGAGGTGCATGATGCGAGAATTCCGATTTCTGGAAGAAATCCCAACTTCAGACATACCGTAACTGGAATCAAGCCTCACATATTTGTTCTTAATAAAATAGACCTTGCTGATAACAGGTGCActgaaatgacaaaaaagtcCCTCCAGCAGGAGGGATTTTCTCATGttctttttaccaatttcaagaATCAACAGTGTCAGGGAATGAAGGGAATATTACCACTTGCCATAGATTTAATCAATAATACAAATCGCTACAATAGATCAAATCAGGAAGACTTTGCAATAATGGTTATTGGTGTACCGAACGTTGGGAAGTCTTCATTAATCAATAGGCTAAGAAATAAGCACCTTGGTAAAGCAAATGCAACTGCAGTTGGTGCAGTGGCTGGTATAACTCGATCAGTACTGACAAGAATAAAGATTAAGGAAACACCTCCGGTATATTTGTTAGATACTCCTGGAGTTTTGACTCCGAATGTACCAAACGTGGAAATTGGATTAAAACTAGCATTGGTAAGCTGTTTGCAAGATCATTTGGTTGGCCCAGATGTTATTGCAGATTACTTGTTATACTGGTTGAACAAAAATCGCAGATTTGAATATGTTGATAAATTGGGATTGTCAGATCCTTGTGATGATATACTTGAGGTTCTTACATTGAGTGCAGTAAAGTTACAGAAAACTAAGAAAATTAGGCAGCACGATAATCAAATAGTTATTTGCCCAGACATTCAGGCTGCAGCtcagaattttttgaagataTTTAGGTCTGGTGAACTTGGGCCTGTTTGTTTAGATGCAGATATTCTGCAAAATCGTACTAATTCCTGA